In the Primulina eburnea isolate SZY01 chromosome 15, ASM2296580v1, whole genome shotgun sequence genome, AAGCGCCTCATCAGCCAGCTTCTGCACGAGGTGCTGAAGACCCAGAGAAGATATTCGAGGAGAATCACGGGAACTTGATGAAACTGCTTCAAAAACTAAAATGGAGTGGTGAGAAACAATTGCACGGCCGCTTTCACTGCAAATTACAGGATGTTTAACTCCTTTCTGATTGGACACGGATCGAACAGCTTGAACAACAGCTGAGGCATATTCTTGGAGGCTGTAGCTAACAGAAATATCAGAATCTTGAGAATTGGAGCCATCATAATCGATTCCTAAGCCTCCTCCTATATCAATGACTTTCATGCCAGCACCAAGACGAACCAATTCACAGTAAATCTGAGCAGCCTCGCGAACCCCATCAGCAAGTAAAGAAGTAGAAGGGATCTGTGATCCGATATGGAAATGCAGCAGCTGCATACAATCCAGCATCTCATGCTGCTGCAGTTTCTTGACGACGCGAAGGATTTGGGTTGTTGTCAGACCGAATTTTCCTTTCTCACCTGAGGTAGAACCGAAATGACCCGAATGCTTGGTACGGAGCTTAGCACGGACTCCAACAACGGGCCGAACACCAAGTTTCCTGCTGGCATCAATCACTAAATCAAGCTCTTCCTCTTGTTCAAGAACAATGACAGTGTTCAAATGTAGCTTTCTTGCAACAATGGCAAGAGATATGTATTCCACATCCTTGAATCCATTGCATACCAAAAGGGCCTCAGGGCTTCCGTTACAGAGACAACTCATGGCCAATAGAAGCTCCGGTTTGGAGCCAGCTTCCAGCCCGAACCGGAAACCAGACCCGAATTTCACAATATCTTCGACCACTAACTTATCCTGATTGCATTTGACAGGATACACACCCTGGTAGTGAGCCTCGTACCCTTGCGATTGAATAGCAAGATTGAAAGAATCATGCAGGGACTCGAGGCGATTTTTCAGTACATCGGGGAAGCGAACAACAAGAGGCAGCTGAAGCCCGAGCCCGCCTGAATTTTTCGGGTCAGAAGCCTTCTTCACTACCTTGAGAAGATCGATTTCTTGGTGGTCCAGGGTGTTGACGCCGTGAGGGCGAACGGAAACATTGCCGTTAGCGTTAACGGTGAAGTAAGGAGCACCCCACCCATCAACCCGGTAAAGCAACGCCGAGTGGGCAGATGACCAAGCGGCGGCGACGGAAACAGCACTAGCGTCGGCAGAGGTGTTCGAAGGTGGAGGTGCAGGTACAGTGGTGACAGCGTACGGAGGAGCATCGCCGACGTCTGCGAAACAAGTAAGGGTAGGCATCTCTTCCCGGATCTACGAGTTCTTTTCGTCGGAATAGAAAGAAAAAGAATCAAAGAATGTAAAATTGGCCGATGTTGTAAAGGTGGGGGCTTTGACACCCGCCGAGGCCGGAGCCCCGGCTACCCCCTCAAAAGAAGCAAAAATGGATCTGGGTCACAACAAAACGGAAGCCACTCGCACGCCTACAAGAGCCCGATATCCCCACGCCTACCCCTCAGAAGAAGGGAATTTCAGAGCACGATATACATAAACGGATGCTAGAAACAGATCGGCGACAATTCTAGATCCCGTGAGCGAATCCCAACATACAGATTAATGATCGGAGAGCAAAGAACTCGAAAGAGGGGAGAGATTGGAGAGGATAAATGGACGGAAACCTAACGGAATGCTAGGGTTTCAGCCTCCGTATCTCATGAAGGAGAATTTGTGAAATGAGCGAGAAATGCATGAGAGGCAAAGCGGCGTTTTATAGGGAAATTCAAGGTCGGGGACTTTGAGGCGTTGGGGCccacaattaaattaatttatttttcctacattacttaaataaaaaaactaatttacaacattttttataaataaataaaaaataagattGTATAAATTTGAGTTCgacttattttaatatttttagtattagtttttattatacaaatatatattttcagataattatttttatttaaaatgattgTAATTTTTCGATACTCCTGAAATTTTACGAGATGATGATGAATCATTTTCGAGTTGCCGCGTGGCAGAATGATAAATGGGGCCCACTTTCCCTCACTCTGTAAGTCAGTGTTTTCCAACGAATTTTactatttataaataaatttcacTTAATTAATCCCTCTGTAAATTGTATTatactttttattatttattatataccaatttaaaaaaattaaatttaaaatatattattttatattatataacaaAGTTTCAATTCGATCTATCGATTAAAATTTTACTTTAAAATAGATTGATTTGATCATCGGTTTGATTATGAATCGTATCTGATGTCGTATCAACAATccgatatataaaaataataatctcaTTTAATCAATATTGTGGTTTAAAGTAGAGTTGTTATATTTGTCATTTTCAAAACTTACATTTAGATTGAGCTTTGTATGATTAACGCTTCCCACCATGGAAAGTGCTAGGAAGTTTCTGATGAATTTGggatttctaaaaaaaatataaatttttcagAGGAAATATTTACTATAATTAGATCAAGAGGTTTGATTTTTCCAAGTCACTATTATAATTTCAAGATGACATTTTATTTTTTCCAAGAAAAAATatatggtaaaaatttgtgtgagacgatttcactggtcatattttgtgagacatatcttttattcaagtcattaatgaaaaaatattactttttataataataatattattttttattgtgaatatcagtaaggTTGACTCGTattacagataaaaattcgtgagaccgtctcgtaAGAGATCTagtcaaaaatataaaatggattggtaaaaaaaaaacgtGGAAACTCCGTGTGTGCCTTATAAGTTTGAATGTATAATTGGATTCACGTCCACAAAAGGTGGCTCCTTGGTCCTAAAGGGTCTTTTAAGACTATATGTACTCGAAACAAATTTGtagacaaaaataaaaaaattagtcaCTTGAATACCTATAATGCCCTTCcaattcatttttaaaaataaaaataagaaaaattatattttctatttATTTAGGGTTATTTGCATTGTCTCCTTAAACTATAGCATATACACATTCACCCCCCTCAATTATTGATTCTATTGATTTTACACCCTCAAGTTATACATATATGCATACCTTACCTCTTAgccattaattaaaatattataattggaAAAAAGTTGGTGTTGTGTTTCACATTTTACACTTTTGTTGACTAATATTAGGTAAGTTCTTCCCCAAACAAGcttatttattaatttgtttatttatatttgaCCTTCTACATCTAAGGTCATATTCAGAAAACTTGCCAATTTTTTCGACATTTCATTAATTTTCACGACGTCgctaaattttgataaaatgaACGATCTAGCTATATTTTATTTACTACGATGGGGCGAAGAGTTTTATTTTAACGTAGATTCGAAGACACATGTATCTTTTATTTGGAGATGTTTTTGTCAGTACATCGGAAGAGGGTggatattttgtgagacggtttcacgaatctttatctgagagacgggtcaatcttacctgatattcacgataaaaagtaatacttttaggataaaaagtaatactttttcattgatgactcaaaaaagagatatgtctcataaaatacgactcgtgaaatCGTCTCgcataagtttttgtcatcaCAAGAATGTAAGAggatttaattatatattatatatgttttaaaaaaacattgaaCTCTGTTTTTGGATAAcgattaaattttgaatttttgtggaATTATTTTTGTCAAATCTGTGGGACCTAAAATGATGCATATGGAGTTGACCTATTTGATGACAATCCTTATCAAATTTATAAGGTTATATTTAGATCTATTATTTGAGTTCGAAGGAATGATTTGGAGtctaattatttgaaattaatggattcaaaataataaatagttggttgttgtttcaactctttcCAAAATACAatgaaagaagaagaagaaatttccATTAAAAGCTCTAAATTTTTTACgtaatttatttaaaacataTATCAACTCATCTCCGACTCGATCAATTCCCTTGTCGCAATGTTTGGATTTTCACACGTGATATTCAcaggaaatttagggtccgatttTAGCAAGTATCACCAGTCCAGACGCAGGTTTCAAAATTAGCCCGAGCATGAAATCACGAATAAGACCGTTAGAAAGGGGGTACGGAGGATGTCCTGACATagtccctccgacgctcaagtcagatacTGAGGATATGAGTggagagcagctaagggtgctgctgaaaaacaatatagtgaatgaataTCATATGCTCAAACATGATATTTATAAAAGAATATATGTGCCCTTGATGTGCATGTCTTCTATTTGGGCTAGAGATGTGCCAAAGGTAGTGGGCTCATACATAAGATATCAACTCGGATATGTCatcttcttttaatttttatagaCAAATAATGGTTTGAAGAATTGTAAAACAAATTAATGAGACAACTCGAATATTGAAACTGAACATTGATTTGAAAATTAGATATTTAAAGGGGGCTAGGTTTGTCAATTAGTATGTGATTATGGTCAAATTCTTTGTTTGAGCACGTCACATGTGGATGTTGATCCCTCGTGTATTCTTGTCTACATATCAATGCGTGTGTGTTCTTTGATTAGGGCATTCACCAATTAATAGGGTAGATATGCCTAACGAATAACACACGTATTTGAAATATTATCTTTATTTCACGAAAAAATGACATATCTGTatttatatatagatatatataattttgatatgttgaTCACATAAGTGATCAACCAGtagatgtatatgtatatgtcgTATTAAATTGACACTGATATGAACATGATTGAtgaacaatatatcaaaattatatcatCGACCTATTTGACATAGATTTCATTTTCGGGGCGAAACTCAAATATGTGCAAAGTTATGTTTGCACaatgcatttttttttaaaatgatataattttattaatatccTTTCACTTTGTTGTGAAATAAATGATATGTAGAGATGTCAATTATTAAAGTTAGGTGCCTTATAATAACTAATGTTTAtgtcatgatttttttttaataaatcagAAAATAACCCTCTTCTGAAATTATAGAAATATTACAAAATCCTATTTTAGTAAACTTGTGCCAAATCTATAACTAATATatcctaataattttttttttttatcattattactttttgaatttttaaacgATCACGCCACTCATAAcatcaaaaaaatattataaaaaatcacTTTTAAAAACTTTGAATTTTGTTACAATACAGTAAAACATTGATAAATTAATACTtgataaatcaataatctcttcaaaataatattttttcttggTCCTTACTTAGGGTCAGTGTcctaaataatgattattttttttaatgaaatttaattatattgtaCTTCTTTTTATATGGTAAATTATATTTGATTAGTCAATACAATGAATATTATTGAAGTAATAAAACCATTGAATATAATTTACTTATTTTTGTTAGTCAATACAATGAATATTATTGAAGTAATAAAACCATTGGATATAATTTACTTATTTTTATAAACATACATGTacaatgattttttatttatactAGTAAAATATGAACACAATTTTgcatgtgttattattatttttaatttgatctaATAATTATAAGCAattaaaacaaaattattttcaatttaaaatagaGGTTTGATTTAAAATGGAatttttgtttagattttttttaatgtaaaataTGAAGTGACTTGAAGAGTTTATTAGTAGGGTACGAAGAGTAATTatagaattaaatattttgttgttCTCTAATGTAGTTAATTTAAGAgtctcacacttaataatataatatagattAATTCATAAAAAATGATGCATAAATTGATTTAACGCaatgaatttttatataattaaatttatatttgttgaataaaaaaattcctttcaaataataaataattaattcatcGATTAACTTATATctctttaaattaaaaaaaattcataatttaaacGTTATTAATTTATAAAGATTTTCTGTCTATAGatttttcacacaaattttgaCATGTCTACATGCATTGAAAGGCCAAACAAATGGTCACTACTTTGACTAATATGGACAAGATGTAATTGACTACCTTTCAATTGTCTTATTGTCTTATTTTGACTCATGTCCGATCATTTAACTATAAAATATTGTTTGGTATCTTGGATAAGagaaatattaataaataatcatttttatCTCAAGTTTGTTACTTTTTAGAAATCCCGTGATTAATTTTATAtaagaataaaatatttcttttatgAGAAGTGATGATTTTAATTTAGTGATAAAAAAAACACCACAAATGACTTGATTGTcctcaatatataaaaatcctAAACAATTAtcgaatatttttatttatttttatatattttcaaaataatgaTGTTTTCAACtcaagataattatataaataatttttataaatatttaaaatttactcTTGTAAAAAGCTCGTGCCTTTcgaccttaatataaaattaaaatcaaataaatattttaatttatttttatatattatataatatgataattatataaatgaaatcgagataattatataaatgatttttataaatctcaataaaattattagtatcacttGATTAatcttaaaaattgatatttgagttgattcacaaaatcaattgctcaattatcatatttatataatatataaaattagataaaaataaataaataatacaaacaCTGTCGGCTCATTAACAGATaagaaatatgaactcaagcaataactttgaaattataaaatttattatgataaagttaattttgtcattacaattttatatatatatatatatatatatatatatatatatatatatatatatatatatatataatcactcttattaaaatcatgagTGACTCTcatttgagaccgtctcacggatcataatctgtgagactggtcaaccctatccatattcacaataaaaataatactcttagcataaaaaataataccttttcatgggtgacccaaataaaagatccgtctcacaaatacgacccgtgagaccgtctcacacaaatttttgcctaaaatcataccaaacattaaatttaATATCCTACAGCTTATTTAcccttaacttatccttatattatatatcatatatttatCATATCGTGTGTACCAAACtctgagtatgtctcttgtgagacgatctcacgaatctttatctatgagatatgtcaaccataccgatattaataataaaaagtaatactcttagcataaaaaagtaataatttttaatggatgacccaaataagaaatctgt is a window encoding:
- the LOC140815059 gene encoding arginine decarboxylase-like, with translation MPTLTCFADVGDAPPYAVTTVPAPPPSNTSADASAVSVAAAWSSAHSALLYRVDGWGAPYFTVNANGNVSVRPHGVNTLDHQEIDLLKVVKKASDPKNSGGLGLQLPLVVRFPDVLKNRLESLHDSFNLAIQSQGYEAHYQGVYPVKCNQDKLVVEDIVKFGSGFRFGLEAGSKPELLLAMSCLCNGSPEALLVCNGFKDVEYISLAIVARKLHLNTVIVLEQEEELDLVIDASRKLGVRPVVGVRAKLRTKHSGHFGSTSGEKGKFGLTTTQILRVVKKLQQHEMLDCMQLLHFHIGSQIPSTSLLADGVREAAQIYCELVRLGAGMKVIDIGGGLGIDYDGSNSQDSDISVSYSLQEYASAVVQAVRSVSNQKGVKHPVICSESGRAIVSHHSILVFEAVSSSSRDSPRISSLGLQHLVQKLADEALTDYKNLSTAVVRGEYDTCLLYAEQLKQRCVEQFKEGSLEMEQLAAVDGLCELVSKSIGVSDPVQVYNVNLSIFTSIPDFWGIGQLFPIIPIHRLNERPAVRGILSDLTCDSDGKIDQFIGGESSLLLHELDGNGSLNGNGGAYYLGMFLGGAYEEALGGVHNLFGGPSMVRVSQSDGPHSFAVTRAVPGPSCGDILRMMQHEPKIMFETLRHRAEEFDYSNSLAIANGLACSFDSMPYLSATSSCSLTAANSGNNSYYYLMDENFTTAAAAAADSVTSEEEQWSYCVA